The Oncorhynchus masou masou isolate Uvic2021 chromosome 6, UVic_Omas_1.1, whole genome shotgun sequence genome has a window encoding:
- the LOC135542581 gene encoding actin-related protein 3 → MAGRLPACVVDCGTGYTKIGYAGNTEPQFIVPSCIAIKESAKVGDQAQRRMTKGVDDLDFYIGDEAIDKPNYATKWPIRHGIVEDWDLMERFMEQVIFKYLRAEPEDHYFLLTEPPLNTPENREYTAEIMFESFNVPGLYIAVQAVLALAASWTSRQVGERTLTGTVIDSGDGVTHVIPVAEGYVIGSCIKHIPIAGRDITYFTQQLLREREVGIPPEQSLETAKAVKERFSYVCPDLVKEFNKYDTDGSKWIKQYTGINSISKKEFTIDVGYERFLGPEIFFHPEFANPDFTQPISEVVDEVIQNCPIDVRRPLYKNIVLSGGSTMFRDFGRRLQRDLKRTVDGRLKLSEELSGAKLKPKPIDVQVITHHMQRYAVWFGGSMLASTPEFYQVCHTKKDYEEIGPSICRHNPVFGVMS, encoded by the exons ATGGCTGGACGTCTACCGGCTTGTGTAGTTGACTGTGGCACAGG GTACACAAAGATTGGATATGCTGGAAACACGGAGCCACAGTTTATTGTTCCTTCAT GTATTGCCATCAAAGAGTCAGCCAAGGTTGGAGACCAAGCCCAGCGCAGGATGACGAAGGGGGTGGACGATCTGGACTTTTACATCGGTGACGAGGCAATAGACAAACCAAATTATGCAACAAAG TGGCCTATTCGTCATGGGATCGTGGAAGACTGGGATCTCATGGAGAGGTTCATGGAACAGGTCATCTTCAAGTATCTGAGAGCAGAACCCGAGGACCACTACTTCCTCTTG ACAGAGCCCCCTCTGAATACCCCTGAAAACAGAGAGTACACTGCAGAGATTATGTTTGAGTCCTTCAATGTTCCAGGTCTTTACATCGCTGTACAG GCGGTCCTGGCGCTGGCAGCCTCATGGACCTCCAGACAAGTGGGCGAGAGGACCCTGACAGGGACAGTGATTGACAGCGGTGATGGGGTCACCCACGTCATCCCAGTG GCGGAAGGCTACGTAATCGGTAGCTGTATAAAGCACATACCCATCGCTGGTCGAGACATCACCTACTTCACCCAGCAGCTGCTGAGAGAGCGGGAGGTGGGCATCCCACCAGAGCAGTCGTTGGAAACAGCCAAAGCCGTCAAG GAAAGGTTCAGTTATGTCTGCCCTGACCTGGTGAAAGAGTTCAACAAGTACGATACGGACGGCTCTAAGTGGATCAAGCAGTACACGGGCATCAACTCCATCAGCAAGAAGGAGTTCACCATCGACGTGGGCTACGAGCGCTTCCTCGGCCCCGAGATCTTCTTCCACCCAGAG TTTGCCAACCCTGACTTCACCCAGCCCATCTCAGAGGTTGTTGATGAGGTCATTCAGAACTGCCCTATTGACGTCAGACGTCCCCTCTATAAG AACATCGTGCTCTCTGGAGGCTCCACTATGTTCAGAGACTTTGGCCGTCGTCTGCAGAGGGACCTGAAAAGGACAGTGGACGGCAGACTGAAACTCAGTGAGGAACTGAGCGGTGCCAAGCTGAAG CCCAAACCCATCGACGTGCAAGTCATCACTCACCACATGCAGAGATACGCTGTTTGGTTTGGCGGGTCCATGTTGGCATCAACT CCGGAATTTTACCAAGTGTGCCACACCAAAAAAGACTATGAGGAGATCGGACCGAGCATCTGCCGCCATAACCCTGTCTTCGGGGTCATGTCTTAA